Within Desulfobacter sp., the genomic segment GGTCAAGGCGTGCAAAAAGTCGCCTTCAACGGTCCCCAATGCCCTGGAACGGATGAAGATCCACCAGGTGATCATTGAAAAATCTCCGGAATACTGCCTGTATAAACCCGGGGTTTCCCCGGAGTGTATCCGCAAAGGGATTGAGGGCAGACAGGGGCTGACCATTGACACCGTGGATTTTTCACAGGGGCTTGAGGCCGCGGTGACGCAGACGGCCTCCCTGCTGGGCGTATCCGGGGACAGGGCCGCAGCCGTTATGGATGCATACCGCAAGGATATGGAGATTGCCCGGCAGAATGTGCAGAAGGTGGCGCCGGGCAAGCGGGTGGTGATCCTTACGGGCACCTTCCAGAAAAGCACGGGCAAAAGCTTTCTCCGGGTGGAAGCTGCCGGCGGGTATACGGATAAATACCTCCTTGCCCCCCTGAAGGCTGAAAATGTTGGGGATGCAATGGCCAAAAACGCCAAAAGGGCAAAGGGGCATTTTACCATCAGAAAGCTGGGCAGCCTGGCCGCAGTCAATCCCGACATCATTGTCATCACAGGAGATGCCCCTGCCGTGCACAAGGCGTTGAACAGGGCCGTTGCAAAGCATCCCCGGCTGGCCGGGGTCAATGCCCTGAAAAACAGTGCCGTTTATGTGCTGCCCGCATACCGGGACTGCGGCCCCCTGGAATATCCGGATAAACTCAATAAATGGGCCTGCATGTTCCGGTAATAAAAAAAACATAGACGTTTGAAAAAAAGGTATGAACCGGTATTTGAATTTTAATGGATTTCAATGCCGGTTTTCCTTTTAAGGCCTTTTTTTCTGCCAGGCGTGATTGTTGTCACAAAAAAATATTATAGATGGGATATGGTTGCCAATGCTGGAGAAGCCCATTGACTGGGAAAATATCAATTATGGAAAAACCGGATACCTTAAATACAAAGATTTCCATGTCTAAAAATAAACGAAGCGTCCTGGGGATTGTGATCATGGCCGGCATTGCCGTGGCCGTGGCCTCCTCCCTGGAAACCCGGGTGGAATGGATCGCCGCCTTTTGCGGCATGATCGGAGACGGGTGCCGGGATACGGTGCAGTACCGGATGTTCGGCATACCCATCCCTTGGCTGGGCATCGGGTATTACCTGTCCCTGGGGCTGGTCTGGCTGTCCAGGCCCCGTCTCCTTTTCCACGCCGTCATGGCCGGGCTCGGGGTGGAGGCTGCCCTGGTGGTCATCCTCATCCAGATGAAACTGCCCTGTGTGCTCTGCATCGCCAACCTTCTGGTCATGACGGCCCTTGCCGCCCTGGTGTTCGACCCCCGTCGCCTGTCGGAGACGGCCGCGGCGGGCCTGGCCTTTTTCCTTTTGTCCAACACCATGATATCCCATGCCCATGCCGTGAAGCAGGGGGGGGCAAAAGAACGCTCCCCGGCGGTACTTGCCGATGTGGCCGGCGAAACCGTGTCCAGGGATGAGATCGAGGGCCCCCTTGCCACCCGGATCTATAAACTGGAAAAGACCATCCACGATATGAAGCAGATGGCACTGGCGGGGCGGATAGCCAGGATTATCCTGGAAAAAGAGGCCCGGGAGAAAAATATCACCGCCGATGAGCTCAGGGCCGAACTGACCGGACATCTGCCCCCTGTTTCCCGGGCTGAGGTGGATTATATTTTTAAATCCAAAACCTACCGCCGCCAGGGTATCCGGGGCAGAAACGGGGAAGAGGTCCGGGCCGGAATCAAATCCTGGCTGGAAAAAAAGCGGGCGGACCGGCAGATCCTGGACCACACCCTGGGGCTCTGGGATAAATACGGGGTCAGCGTTGCCCTGGAAAAACCCAGATTTCCCGTGGCCGGTGTGGTCATTGAGGGCAGTCCGGTCCAGGGCCCGGAGACCGCTGCGGTCACTGTGGTGGAATTTTCAGATTACCTCTGCCCCTCCTGCCGGGCCAACCACGATACCGTAAAAAAGATTAAGGAAAAATACAAGGGCCGGATTCGGTGGGTCTTCAGGGATTTTCCCCTGAAAATCCATCCCGGCGCCCGGGAACTTGCCCTGGCAGCCAGGTGTGCAGGAGACCAGGGCCTGTTCTGGGAATACCAGGACCGCCTCTTTGAAGGGGAGGAAAAGCCCACACCGGAAGATGCCCTGAAGATCGCCGCCCAAATGCATTTGAACCCTGAGAAGTTCGGGGCCTGCATGGCCGACGAAGACCGCCTGGACCGCCTGGACCGGGAAACGGGAGACGCTTTTGAATCCGGCATCAACGCCACTCCCACCATCATTGTCAACGGCCGGGTCATGACCGGCGCCGCCTCTTTTGAGGCGCTTTCTGCGCTCATCGACCGGGCCCTGGACGAAGCCGCATAAAACCACCCAGGGGCCGGATGGCCCCCGGGTATCCCAAAGCGTTACCGCCCGGTTTGGGCGGGAGAGCAGATTTAATTTACATCCCTGAAATATCCTTGAGTGCCTCCTCGTCTATGATCTCCACCTCCCCGCTTTCCATGCGGATGATTTTTTTATCCTGAAGACTTGACAGGGCCCTTGAAAAGGTCTCCCTGGCCAGGCAGATGTCGTTGGCCGTCAATTCCAGGGGGCGGATATTGGCCCGCCTGGGGCACCTGGCTTTGGGGCAGAAGCCCGGGACAGCAGGGCAGATCCGGTCGGGGCTGCACTGGCGCAGCAGGTAGCCCGCCACCCGTGAGACGGCCTGGTGTTTTCGGCAGATGCAGTGCAGACGGCAGGTTTCCTCGGCATAGGCTGACAGCACCCGGGCCGCCTGGAGGCTCAGTTCCGGCCGGGCCGCGGCCAGTTTCATGAACCGCTTTGCAGGCCAGGTAAAATACCGTACCGCCTTTACCGCCTCGCCGGTATAGGGATAGGTCTCCTGCCCCGTAAAAACCATGTGCATGGAAATACAGGAGCCGGGCATGAGGATTTTCCTCAGGCAGATGTCCCCGGTGATGGTGGAATAATATTCCTTGAGTTTGCCCGACAAGAGGCAGTAAACATGGCCCACCGGATCCCCGGCCATGAAGAGCAGTCCCCCCCGTTTCAGGGATTTGACATGCCCTATGCCGATCAGCTCCTTTTGCAGTTCAGGGGCAAGTCCGTACATGAGGGGGGAGTAGAGCAGGCGTTTTTCCTCGGTCAGTGGGAGCCCCGGAATTTTAATACCGGATTGTTCCGTAGCTGCTTTATAATTCATGGCACCTCATCATTAATGAAACTTGGAAAAATTTATCTGATTCCCGGCAAATGAAAAATCGCCAGGTTGCATGGTGAGTAACTCAATTAGGATAAACTAAATTTATAGTCAAGCACTAATTTTATGAAGAGTGGAAAATAAAGTGGAAATTGTGATCATCGTCACAACCCCTTCTGCCATCCCGTGTATATTTGCGCCCATGGATCACCGGGGAAAATATAAAGATTAAAATTTTTTAATAAACCGTGATTCCTGTCACAAAACTTATCCCGGAATGGGATATAAAGCAGGTAAAAGTTAGTCTGAACTTAAAATGCTTTAAGCGAAAGAAAGAGAAATGAGCACTGTCACAAACCAGGATGTATTAAACCGCATTGTTCACTTATACCACGATATGTTTGCCCACGACGGCCACAGCGATCTGCGGGTGGAAATGAAAATTCTCCGCCGGGGGCAGAAGGAGGTCATTGTTTACTGCGGCAAGCAGTACCGGTTTGTGGTGGATTTCGCCAATAAGGCAGAGCGCGGCCCCCTGGCCGCCTGTGAATAGGAAAGGGGCATGCGGAGGTGAACTTCGATGCATTGTCAATATACGGATCTCAACAGCTTAAAAAGGAGGAAACTCACCTGCGGGGCGCAACCGCCCCGGACGCAAGAAGGAGGAGTGTCCATGGTGTGGGACCATCGATGCCGAAACCATCTAGTTCTATTTTGTACAGCGGGGTCGTAAACGATCCCCGGGCCTGGAACGGCCCCCACCTTCAAATTAAATTTTAAGGATAACAAGAAAATGATTAAAACCATGTTTAAAAAAGCCGTTAAAAGACTGCACAATGCCAAGAAAAGATCCAACCAGAGTGGCTTCACCCTGCTTGAGCTCCTGGTTGTCGTGGCCATCATGGCCGCCATCGCCGGCACCGCCACCATCGCCCTGAAAGACACCGACGCCCGGGCCTCGGCCGCCGCCCACGTGGCCATGATGGATGAATTGAATAAGGGCATCCGGACCTATAGGGTTATTAAGCGGAATGAACTGCCCAACCATTTTGATTCGCTAATGGAGCTTGGTGCAACAGACAGTACTGATGGTGTTCGTGCAGGTTCTACCGCAACTTCTGGTGACAGTCTTCTTGGCTGGGATGCTGCTGATGCAGTTACCGCTCCATTAACTGCTGCTGCTGTTGGGATTATGGGCGATGCTGGTCTGACCCATATGCAGTATATTGATACCAGTCTTGATGCTGATGGTACTGATTCCGCAAATACGTGCGCAGATGTTAATGCGATGATCCGCAGCAGGGCGAATGCTGTTGTTGCAGGCAATATTTTCCTTGGCGTTGGGGGTAACGGATGCGGTATTTCCACTGAACTCGTAGACGGCTCCGAAGCAACTTTTTGGAACGGTGGCAAAGAACGTTTGACCGGACAACCCGGCGACGCTAATCCGTTTGCAACTGGCGAACCTGTTTATCTTCTGACCGGAGTCGGTCCTGCCTCCACTCTGTTTGATGCCAGTTCTCTGGGCGGCATGACTACAGTTCCCGTATACCGTCATGTGAAACCCGACCAGTACAACCGGTTTATTGCCGTATGGCAGGTGGGTGTTTGCAATGCCGACGGCACTGCGCCTTCAGGCGATTCCGGAACGCTGTGCACATATGACGCAGCCGACCAGTTTGAACTCATCGCCATCGTTGACGGCGCCCTGGATACCAAGGAAGAAGAGCTTGGCGAATGGGACGGCACCCGTAACACCATCTAAACCCCACCGGCCGCGGACGGCACTCCTCCCCTTGGCTGGCCTCCGCAATGCCGTGTGACCCCGGCCGGGGCGGAATCGGAAAACAGGTCTCTTCCGGTTCCGCTCCGGCCTCCTTAATGGACAGGGAGGGAAACCGTATATGAGATTTGAGACCCGGGGCCGGCCAAGGCGGTTCCGGCCCCGGGCCTGAGGTTTTATATCCAACACAAGATAAGGAGAAGTATTGTGCTGAAAACAAAGATGACCCTAAGTTCCTTTTGCGCCGTCTGCCTGATCTCTCTGGTCGCGGCCATGGTATCCGGTTGCGGCGGCGATAAGGATGCCATGAAGGCCGCCCTGGCCAAAACCGGGATGGCCTCGGAC encodes:
- a CDS encoding ABC transporter substrate-binding protein; amino-acid sequence: MSKKIIVSVICLGLLAAAPAAWAKKFDPPLKKADLLIAGERVMDIAAALGVAPRAFVGRYSLWEGGGYLGKVTQLLGCPVKACKKSPSTVPNALERMKIHQVIIEKSPEYCLYKPGVSPECIRKGIEGRQGLTIDTVDFSQGLEAAVTQTASLLGVSGDRAAAVMDAYRKDMEIARQNVQKVAPGKRVVILTGTFQKSTGKSFLRVEAAGGYTDKYLLAPLKAENVGDAMAKNAKRAKGHFTIRKLGSLAAVNPDIIVITGDAPAVHKALNRAVAKHPRLAGVNALKNSAVYVLPAYRDCGPLEYPDKLNKWACMFR
- a CDS encoding thioredoxin domain-containing protein; translation: MEKPDTLNTKISMSKNKRSVLGIVIMAGIAVAVASSLETRVEWIAAFCGMIGDGCRDTVQYRMFGIPIPWLGIGYYLSLGLVWLSRPRLLFHAVMAGLGVEAALVVILIQMKLPCVLCIANLLVMTALAALVFDPRRLSETAAAGLAFFLLSNTMISHAHAVKQGGAKERSPAVLADVAGETVSRDEIEGPLATRIYKLEKTIHDMKQMALAGRIARIILEKEAREKNITADELRAELTGHLPPVSRAEVDYIFKSKTYRRQGIRGRNGEEVRAGIKSWLEKKRADRQILDHTLGLWDKYGVSVALEKPRFPVAGVVIEGSPVQGPETAAVTVVEFSDYLCPSCRANHDTVKKIKEKYKGRIRWVFRDFPLKIHPGARELALAARCAGDQGLFWEYQDRLFEGEEKPTPEDALKIAAQMHLNPEKFGACMADEDRLDRLDRETGDAFESGINATPTIIVNGRVMTGAASFEALSALIDRALDEAA
- a CDS encoding Crp/Fnr family transcriptional regulator; its protein translation is MNYKAATEQSGIKIPGLPLTEEKRLLYSPLMYGLAPELQKELIGIGHVKSLKRGGLLFMAGDPVGHVYCLLSGKLKEYYSTITGDICLRKILMPGSCISMHMVFTGQETYPYTGEAVKAVRYFTWPAKRFMKLAAARPELSLQAARVLSAYAEETCRLHCICRKHQAVSRVAGYLLRQCSPDRICPAVPGFCPKARCPRRANIRPLELTANDICLARETFSRALSSLQDKKIIRMESGEVEIIDEEALKDISGM
- a CDS encoding prepilin-type N-terminal cleavage/methylation domain-containing protein, with the protein product MIKTMFKKAVKRLHNAKKRSNQSGFTLLELLVVVAIMAAIAGTATIALKDTDARASAAAHVAMMDELNKGIRTYRVIKRNELPNHFDSLMELGATDSTDGVRAGSTATSGDSLLGWDAADAVTAPLTAAAVGIMGDAGLTHMQYIDTSLDADGTDSANTCADVNAMIRSRANAVVAGNIFLGVGGNGCGISTELVDGSEATFWNGGKERLTGQPGDANPFATGEPVYLLTGVGPASTLFDASSLGGMTTVPVYRHVKPDQYNRFIAVWQVGVCNADGTAPSGDSGTLCTYDAADQFELIAIVDGALDTKEEELGEWDGTRNTI